A window of the Bradyrhizobium diazoefficiens genome harbors these coding sequences:
- a CDS encoding Do family serine endopeptidase yields the protein MIDRVNSDTTRIRTILKPRRLALLGTVAALGVAVLAASPASTPFGVNSLISPAHAAESAATPPGFGDLVSKVKPAVISVRVKIDQDNDKSAMLQQNRMDQDEGSPFDQFSQQFGFPGGMNGMPRQRHQVITGEGSGFFISADGYAVTNNHVVDHAESVQVTMDDGTIYTAKVVGTDPKTDLALIKVDGKKDFPFVKFSDQKPRIGDWVVAVGNPFGLGGTVTAGIVSASGRDIGNGPYDDFIQIDAPINKGNSGGPAFDMNGNVIGVNTAIFSPSGGSVGIGFDIPSSTAKLVVAQLKDKGAVTRGWLGVQVQPVTAEIADSLGLKAARGAIVDNPQDGSPAAKAGIEAGDVITAVNGTAIKDSRDLARTIATLAPGTSVKLDVVHKGDTKTVTLALGELPNERQAKGSGNTDDGKTQQAPGTPRLGLSLAPAGDVQGAGQKGVVVTEVDPQGPAAQRGIQTGDVILNVGGKAVANVGDVRSELAQAKSSGKNSVLLQVKNAEATRFVAVPLA from the coding sequence ATGATCGATCGCGTCAATTCCGACACCACCAGGATCCGTACAATTCTGAAGCCGCGCCGGCTCGCGCTGCTTGGCACCGTGGCAGCGCTTGGCGTGGCCGTGCTGGCTGCGTCTCCCGCTTCGACGCCGTTCGGCGTGAACTCCCTGATTTCACCGGCGCATGCCGCTGAAAGCGCCGCGACGCCGCCGGGCTTCGGCGACCTCGTCAGCAAGGTCAAGCCCGCCGTCATCTCGGTGCGGGTGAAGATCGACCAGGACAACGACAAGAGCGCGATGCTGCAACAGAACCGGATGGATCAGGACGAGGGTTCTCCGTTCGACCAGTTCTCGCAGCAGTTCGGCTTCCCGGGTGGCATGAACGGCATGCCGCGCCAGCGTCACCAGGTGATCACGGGCGAAGGCTCCGGCTTCTTCATCTCGGCCGACGGCTACGCCGTGACCAACAACCATGTCGTCGACCACGCCGAGTCCGTGCAGGTGACGATGGACGACGGCACGATCTACACCGCGAAGGTCGTCGGCACCGATCCGAAGACCGACCTCGCGCTAATCAAGGTCGACGGCAAGAAGGACTTCCCGTTCGTGAAATTCTCCGACCAGAAGCCGCGGATCGGGGACTGGGTGGTTGCGGTCGGCAATCCCTTCGGCCTCGGCGGCACCGTCACGGCCGGTATCGTCTCGGCCAGCGGCCGCGACATCGGCAACGGTCCCTATGACGACTTTATCCAGATCGATGCGCCGATCAACAAGGGCAATTCCGGCGGCCCGGCCTTCGACATGAACGGCAACGTGATCGGCGTGAACACCGCGATCTTCTCGCCCTCGGGCGGCTCGGTCGGCATCGGCTTCGATATTCCGTCCTCGACCGCCAAGCTTGTGGTCGCGCAGCTGAAGGATAAGGGCGCCGTCACCCGCGGCTGGCTCGGTGTGCAGGTGCAGCCGGTGACCGCAGAAATCGCCGACAGCCTCGGCCTGAAGGCGGCGCGCGGCGCAATCGTCGACAACCCGCAGGACGGCAGCCCGGCGGCGAAGGCCGGCATCGAGGCGGGCGACGTCATCACCGCCGTCAACGGCACCGCGATCAAGGACTCCCGCGATCTCGCCCGCACCATCGCCACGCTGGCACCAGGTACGTCCGTGAAGCTCGATGTCGTCCACAAGGGCGACACCAAGACGGTGACGCTGGCGCTCGGCGAACTGCCGAACGAGCGGCAAGCCAAAGGAAGCGGCAATACTGACGACGGCAAGACGCAGCAGGCCCCCGGCACGCCGCGCCTCGGCCTCAGCCTGGCGCCGGCCGGCGACGTCCAGGGCGCAGGCCAGAAGGGCGTCGTGGTCACCGAGGTCGACCCGCAGGGGCCGGCGGCGCAGCGCGGCATCCAGACCGGCGACGTCATCCTCAACGTCGGCGGCAAGGCGGTCGCCAATGTCGGCGACGTCCGCTCCGAGCTGGCGCAGGCCAAATCGTCCGGCAAGAACAGCGTGCTGCTGCAGGTGAAGAACGCGGAGGCGACTCGTTTCGTGGCGGTGCCGCTCGCCTGA
- a CDS encoding DUF6496 domain-containing protein, with protein MARKAKKRRYSRSSGSDVEREMRRYKKGTAKSGRGGRGGRVKSRKQAIAIGLSEARAKGKKVPKKASKRKASKKKTKKKTTKKKNSKRKSAKR; from the coding sequence ATGGCACGCAAGGCAAAGAAACGCCGCTACTCACGGAGCTCCGGCAGCGACGTCGAGCGCGAGATGCGGCGTTACAAGAAGGGTACCGCGAAGAGCGGACGCGGCGGGCGCGGTGGGCGCGTGAAGAGCCGCAAGCAGGCGATCGCGATCGGCCTGTCGGAAGCGCGCGCGAAGGGTAAGAAGGTCCCAAAGAAGGCGTCGAAGCGAAAGGCATCCAAGAAGAAGACCAAGAAGAAGACGACCAAGAAGAAGAACTCGAAGCGCAAATCCGCCAAGCGCTGA
- a CDS encoding DUF3072 domain-containing protein: MQVQGKYDAKAFLMEQMTRAQGLRLKRLSEEAYQPAQYDRGLSSAEAARRIQVLEAEIELANSF; this comes from the coding sequence ATGCAGGTTCAGGGTAAATACGACGCCAAGGCTTTTCTGATGGAGCAGATGACCCGGGCGCAAGGGCTGCGGCTAAAGCGGCTCAGTGAAGAGGCCTATCAGCCCGCCCAATACGATCGCGGTCTGTCCTCTGCCGAAGCCGCGCGCCGCATCCAGGTGCTTGAAGCGGAGATCGAGCTCGCAAACTCCTTCTGA
- a CDS encoding sensor histidine kinase — MDHEKVNILLVDDQPAKLLAYEVILKELGENLVIASSGREALEVLLKTEVAVILVDVCMPELDGFELAAMIREHPRFQKTAMIFISAIQVSDIDRLRGYEMGAVDYVPVPVVPEVLRAKVKVFAELYRKTRELERLNQDLEDRVRARTAELENSTAKLRESEERRSMAIAAGKMGSWDWDWVNGDWMWDEGQYRIFGVTPETFNVTSANIQALLHPDDVDQFGQAIAAFNTGAHAHEGEFRVRRPDGEVRWCVGTAAATVDPGGRVVRVSGVTVDITERKRAEERQNLLAREVDHRAKNALALAQSIVRLTRADEVKAYVSAVEGRINALARVHTILSLSSWQGAELSKLIEEELAPYSLGGQIKLAGPEVQLPPATAQTLALALHELFTNSAKYGALSTRSGRLAIGWQAENDLLVLTWEETGGPLVRTPKSRGFGTRSLLASVESQLGGQAQFDWRSEGLLCRLDVPLTRKSAATSGAQDKYEASTSPELQRASG, encoded by the coding sequence ATGGACCACGAAAAGGTCAACATCCTCCTCGTCGACGACCAGCCGGCAAAGCTGCTTGCCTATGAGGTGATCTTGAAGGAACTCGGTGAGAACCTCGTGATCGCCTCGTCCGGCCGCGAGGCGCTGGAGGTTCTGCTCAAGACCGAGGTCGCGGTGATCCTGGTCGACGTCTGCATGCCCGAGCTCGACGGCTTCGAGCTCGCCGCCATGATCCGCGAGCATCCGCGTTTCCAGAAGACCGCGATGATCTTCATCTCGGCAATCCAGGTCAGCGATATCGACCGCCTGCGCGGTTACGAGATGGGTGCGGTCGATTACGTTCCGGTGCCCGTCGTGCCGGAAGTGCTGCGCGCCAAGGTCAAGGTGTTTGCCGAGCTCTATCGCAAGACGCGCGAGCTCGAACGGCTGAACCAGGATCTCGAGGATCGCGTCCGGGCCCGCACGGCCGAGCTCGAGAACTCCACCGCAAAGTTGCGCGAGAGCGAAGAGCGGCGCAGCATGGCGATTGCCGCCGGCAAGATGGGATCCTGGGACTGGGACTGGGTCAACGGCGACTGGATGTGGGACGAAGGCCAGTACCGCATTTTTGGCGTGACGCCTGAGACCTTCAACGTCACCTCTGCCAACATCCAGGCGCTACTGCACCCGGATGACGTCGACCAGTTCGGTCAGGCGATTGCCGCGTTCAATACCGGTGCCCATGCCCATGAAGGAGAGTTTCGCGTCCGCCGGCCCGATGGCGAGGTGCGCTGGTGCGTCGGCACGGCGGCCGCAACGGTGGATCCGGGCGGTCGCGTCGTGCGGGTGAGCGGCGTCACCGTCGATATCACCGAACGCAAGCGCGCCGAGGAACGGCAGAACCTGCTGGCGCGGGAAGTCGATCACCGCGCCAAGAATGCGCTGGCGCTGGCGCAATCGATCGTGCGCCTCACCCGCGCCGACGAGGTCAAGGCTTATGTCAGCGCCGTCGAGGGGCGCATCAATGCGCTGGCGCGCGTGCACACCATCCTGTCGCTGTCGAGCTGGCAGGGTGCCGAGCTCTCCAAGCTGATCGAGGAGGAACTTGCGCCCTATTCGCTCGGCGGACAGATCAAGCTCGCGGGTCCCGAAGTGCAGTTGCCGCCGGCGACCGCACAGACGCTGGCGCTGGCGCTGCACGAGCTCTTCACCAATTCGGCCAAGTATGGCGCGCTGTCGACCCGGTCGGGGCGGCTCGCGATCGGCTGGCAGGCCGAGAACGATCTCCTCGTCTTGACCTGGGAGGAGACCGGAGGGCCGCTGGTCAGGACGCCGAAGTCGCGTGGCTTCGGCACAAGAAGCCTGCTGGCCAGTGTTGAATCCCAGCTCGGCGGACAGGCCCAGTTCGATTGGCGTTCAGAGGGCCTGCTGTGCCGTCTCGATGTGCCGTTGACGCGCAAGAGCGCGGCGACATCGGGGGCGCAGGACAAGTACGAGGCCAGCACCTCTCCCGAACTTCAGCGCGCGTCGGGTTAG
- a CDS encoding HAMP domain-containing protein — protein MSDLDPGTASRSGRRVPKPKPNGTSEPDSRPELLLALQAMRSGDFSVRMSGDYLGIDGKIADTFNEIIAANQRMAQQLELVGQVVGREGKTRQRVKFGLASGSWADMEGSVNTLIDDLLWPTREVTRAVAAVAQGDLLDTVKLDVEGRPLRGEFLQSATIVNTMIKQLGVFTSEVTRVAREVGTEGKLGGQAQVPEVTGVWKDLTESVNSMANNLTNQVRNIAEVTIAVANGDLSKKITVDVRGEILQLKEAINTMVDQLRSFASEVTRVAREVGTDGKLGGQAIVPGVAGTWKDLTDSVNAMCGNLTAQVRNIANVTTAVARGDLSRKITVDVRGEILELKDTINTMVDQLNSFASEVTRVAREVGTEGKLGGQAQVPGVAGTWKDLTDNVNFMASNLTAQVRNIADVATAIAGGDLSKKITVNVSGEILQLKETLNTMVDQLNAFAGEVTRVAREVGTEGRLGGQANVLGVAGTWKDLTESVNSMASNLTAQVRNIAEVTTAVAGGDLSKKITVDVRGEILELKDTINTMVDQLNAFAGEVTRVAREVGTEGKLGGQAQVRGVAGTWKDLTDSVNSMASNLTGQVRNIAEVATAVAKGDLSKKITVNVSGEILQLKETLNTMVDQLNAFAGEVTRVAREVGTEGKLGGQAQVTGVAGTWKDLTDNVNSMAGNLTAQVRNIAEVATAIAGGDLSRKITVDVRGEILQLKDTLNTMVDQLNRFAGEVTRVAREVGTEGRLGGQANVPGVAGTWKDLTDSVNSMAGNLTAQVRNIAEVTTAVARGDLSRKITVDVKGEILELKNTINTMVDQLNGFAGEVTRVAREVGTEGKLGGQAEVPGVAGTWKDLTDNVNFMASNLTAQVRNIAEVATAIAGGDLSKKITVDVRGEILLLKDTLNTMVEQLRSFAAEVTRVAREVGTEGRLGGQAVVPGVGGTWKDLTDNVNLLAANLTTQVRNIAEVTTAVARGDLSRKITVDVKGEILELKNTINTMVDQLNAFAGEVTRVAREVGTEGELGGQAQVPGVAGTWKDLTDTVNFMAANLTEQVRGIVKVVTAVANGDLKQNLTVKSKGEVAALADTINNMTETLATFADQVTSVAREVGVEGRLGGQADVPGAAGTWKDLTGNVNLLAANLTSQVRAIAEVATAVTKGDLTRSIQVDARGEVAELKDNINTMITNLRLTTDVNTEQDWLKTNLAKFTNMLQGQRDLTTVGRLLLTELSPLVNAHTGVIYQVENEDNPQLLLLASYAGDGVYPYQRVLQFGDGLIGQCALDRRPRVVADIPPDVVPINSALLRVAPKNLVVLPVLFEGQVKAVIELASLTSFTTSQMTFLEQLTDSIGIVLNSIEATMQTEGLLKQSQQLAGELQTQQRELQQTNDQLEQKAQQLAERNVEVERKNQEIEQARRALEEKATELALTSKYKSEFLANMSHELRTPLNSILILGQQLTDNPDGNLTGKQVEFARTIHGAGTDLLNLISDILDLSKIESGTVTVDAEEILTANLLETVGRPFRHEAENRNLSFKIDVDPNLARSIVTDSKRLQQVLKNLLSNAFKFTGEGEVRLQVAGALGGWSTDHPVLNSAPAVIAFEVSDTGIGIPLEKQKLIFEAFQQADAGTSRKYGGTGLGLAISRELASLLGGEIHLRSAPGKGSTFTLYLPLKYSGPTLAPRAAPGSQHNQPPALQPTAPEQQRVIEQLPDDRLNLEPGDSILLIVEDDPHYARILVDLARDKGFKVLVAARGAEALELAKQYQPRAVSLDVFLPDMLGWTVLSQLKHNPLTRHIPVQIITLDEDRQHALARGAFSFVNKPTTTEGVAAALTQIKEYAQPRRKRLLIVEDNEAEQLSIRELLHHDDIEIVTTGTGAGALSTLREAPCDCVVLDLRLPDMSGFEVLEQIRRDDTLSNVPVVVFTGRELSAEEDAELHTMARSIVVKGVESPERLLDETALFLHRVITELPIEKQRMLEKLNSSDEDLIGKTALLVDDDARNIFALSSVLERRGMKVLTATTGREAVTLVESNPEIAIVLMDIMMPQMDGYQTIGVIRENPAFLRLPIIALTAKAMKGDREKCLEAGASDYLAKPVNTDQLLLAIRMWLHR, from the coding sequence ATGAGCGACCTCGATCCCGGAACAGCATCACGCTCCGGTCGTCGCGTCCCAAAACCCAAGCCCAACGGTACATCGGAGCCGGATTCCCGGCCGGAATTGCTGCTGGCGCTGCAGGCGATGCGCAGCGGCGATTTTTCGGTGCGGATGAGCGGCGACTATCTCGGCATCGACGGCAAGATTGCCGATACTTTTAACGAAATCATCGCCGCCAATCAGCGCATGGCGCAGCAGCTCGAGCTGGTCGGCCAGGTGGTGGGACGCGAGGGCAAGACCCGCCAGCGCGTGAAGTTCGGCCTCGCCTCCGGCTCCTGGGCCGATATGGAAGGCTCCGTCAATACGCTGATCGACGACCTGCTGTGGCCGACGCGCGAGGTAACCCGCGCGGTCGCAGCCGTGGCGCAGGGCGACTTGCTCGATACCGTCAAGCTCGACGTCGAGGGCCGCCCGCTGCGCGGCGAATTCCTGCAATCGGCGACCATCGTCAACACGATGATCAAGCAGCTCGGCGTGTTCACCTCCGAGGTGACGCGCGTCGCGCGCGAGGTCGGCACTGAAGGCAAGCTCGGCGGCCAGGCCCAGGTGCCTGAGGTGACCGGCGTCTGGAAGGACCTGACCGAGAGCGTCAACTCGATGGCGAACAACCTGACCAACCAGGTTCGCAACATCGCCGAGGTGACAATCGCGGTGGCCAACGGCGACTTGTCCAAGAAGATCACGGTCGACGTCCGCGGCGAGATTCTTCAGCTCAAGGAAGCCATCAACACGATGGTGGACCAGCTCCGCTCCTTTGCCTCCGAAGTGACGCGCGTCGCCCGCGAGGTCGGCACCGACGGCAAGCTCGGCGGCCAGGCCATCGTGCCCGGCGTCGCCGGCACCTGGAAGGATCTCACCGACTCCGTCAACGCGATGTGCGGCAACCTGACAGCACAGGTTCGCAACATCGCCAACGTGACCACCGCCGTGGCGCGCGGCGACTTGTCCCGCAAGATCACAGTGGACGTGCGCGGCGAAATTCTGGAGCTGAAGGACACCATCAACACGATGGTGGACCAGCTGAACTCGTTCGCCTCCGAAGTGACGCGCGTGGCGCGCGAGGTCGGCACCGAAGGCAAGCTCGGCGGCCAGGCCCAGGTGCCCGGCGTCGCCGGCACCTGGAAAGACCTCACCGACAACGTCAACTTCATGGCGTCGAACCTGACCGCGCAGGTCCGCAACATCGCCGACGTCGCCACTGCCATCGCGGGCGGAGACCTCTCCAAGAAGATCACCGTGAACGTGTCGGGCGAAATCCTTCAGCTGAAGGAAACGCTCAACACCATGGTCGATCAGCTCAACGCCTTCGCCGGCGAAGTCACGCGTGTCGCCCGCGAGGTCGGCACCGAAGGGCGGCTTGGCGGTCAGGCCAACGTGCTCGGCGTCGCCGGCACCTGGAAGGATTTGACGGAAAGCGTCAACTCGATGGCGTCGAACCTGACCGCGCAGGTTCGCAACATCGCTGAGGTGACGACGGCGGTCGCCGGCGGCGACTTGTCGAAGAAGATCACCGTGGACGTCCGCGGCGAGATCCTGGAGCTGAAGGACACCATCAACACCATGGTGGACCAGCTCAACGCCTTCGCCGGCGAAGTCACGCGCGTCGCCCGCGAGGTCGGCACCGAAGGCAAGCTCGGCGGCCAGGCCCAGGTGCGCGGCGTCGCCGGCACCTGGAAGGATTTAACCGACTCGGTCAACTCGATGGCCTCGAACCTGACCGGCCAGGTCCGTAACATCGCCGAGGTCGCGACCGCGGTCGCCAAGGGCGACCTGTCGAAGAAGATCACCGTGAACGTGTCGGGCGAAATCCTTCAGCTGAAGGAAACGCTCAACACCATGGTCGACCAGCTCAACGCCTTCGCCGGCGAGGTCACCCGCGTGGCGCGCGAGGTCGGCACCGAAGGCAAGCTCGGCGGCCAGGCGCAGGTGACGGGCGTCGCCGGTACCTGGAAGGACCTCACGGACAACGTGAACTCGATGGCAGGCAACCTCACCGCCCAGGTCCGCAACATCGCCGAGGTCGCGACCGCGATCGCCGGCGGCGACCTCTCGCGCAAGATCACGGTGGATGTCCGCGGCGAGATCCTTCAGCTCAAGGATACGCTGAACACGATGGTCGACCAGCTCAACCGCTTTGCGGGTGAGGTGACGCGCGTGGCGCGCGAGGTCGGCACCGAAGGCCGCCTCGGCGGTCAGGCCAACGTGCCCGGCGTCGCCGGCACCTGGAAGGACTTGACCGACAGCGTCAACTCGATGGCCGGCAACCTCACCGCCCAGGTCCGCAACATCGCCGAAGTGACCACGGCGGTCGCGCGCGGCGACTTGTCCCGCAAGATCACCGTGGACGTGAAGGGCGAAATCCTCGAGCTCAAGAACACCATCAACACCATGGTGGACCAGCTCAACGGCTTTGCCGGCGAAGTCACGCGCGTCGCCCGCGAGGTCGGCACCGAAGGCAAGCTCGGCGGCCAGGCCGAAGTGCCCGGCGTTGCCGGCACCTGGAAGGACCTCACCGACAACGTCAACTTCATGGCCTCGAACCTGACGGCCCAGGTCCGCAACATCGCCGAGGTCGCGACCGCTATCGCCGGCGGCGACCTGTCCAAGAAGATCACGGTGGACGTGCGCGGCGAGATCCTGCTGCTCAAAGACACCCTGAATACGATGGTCGAGCAGCTGCGCTCCTTCGCCGCCGAAGTGACGCGTGTGGCGCGCGAGGTCGGCACCGAAGGCCGGCTTGGCGGTCAGGCCGTCGTGCCCGGCGTCGGCGGCACTTGGAAGGACCTCACCGACAACGTCAACCTGCTCGCCGCGAACCTCACCACGCAAGTCCGCAACATCGCCGAAGTGACCACAGCCGTGGCGCGCGGCGACTTGTCCCGCAAGATCACCGTGGATGTGAAGGGCGAAATCCTCGAGCTCAAGAACACCATCAACACCATGGTGGACCAGCTCAATGCATTCGCCGGCGAAGTCACCCGCGTGGCGCGCGAAGTCGGCACCGAGGGCGAGCTCGGCGGTCAGGCCCAGGTGCCCGGCGTGGCCGGCACCTGGAAGGACCTCACCGACACCGTCAACTTCATGGCGGCGAACCTGACCGAACAGGTCCGCGGCATCGTCAAGGTGGTGACCGCTGTTGCGAACGGTGATTTGAAGCAAAATCTCACCGTGAAATCGAAGGGCGAGGTGGCGGCGCTCGCCGATACTATCAACAACATGACCGAGACGCTCGCGACCTTCGCCGACCAGGTGACGTCAGTGGCGCGCGAGGTCGGCGTCGAGGGACGGCTGGGTGGTCAGGCCGACGTGCCCGGTGCGGCCGGCACCTGGAAGGACCTCACCGGCAACGTCAACCTGCTCGCGGCCAACCTCACCTCGCAGGTCCGCGCGATCGCGGAGGTCGCGACCGCCGTGACCAAGGGCGATTTGACGCGATCGATCCAGGTCGATGCCCGCGGCGAAGTGGCCGAGCTGAAAGACAACATCAACACGATGATCACGAACCTCCGTCTGACGACGGACGTGAACACCGAGCAGGACTGGCTGAAGACCAACCTCGCCAAATTCACCAACATGCTTCAGGGCCAGCGCGATCTCACGACCGTCGGCCGGCTGCTGCTGACCGAGCTGTCGCCGCTGGTCAACGCGCATACCGGCGTGATCTACCAGGTCGAGAACGAGGACAATCCGCAGCTGCTGCTGCTTGCCTCCTATGCCGGCGACGGTGTCTATCCCTATCAGCGCGTGCTGCAATTTGGCGACGGCCTGATCGGCCAGTGCGCGCTCGACAGGCGCCCGCGCGTGGTCGCCGACATTCCTCCCGATGTGGTGCCGATCAACTCGGCGCTGCTTCGCGTCGCACCGAAGAACCTCGTGGTTCTGCCGGTGCTGTTCGAGGGCCAGGTCAAGGCGGTGATCGAGCTCGCCTCGCTCACCTCGTTTACGACCTCGCAGATGACGTTCCTGGAGCAGCTCACCGACTCCATCGGCATCGTGCTCAATTCGATCGAAGCGACGATGCAGACCGAAGGCCTGCTGAAGCAGTCGCAGCAGCTTGCCGGCGAGCTCCAGACCCAACAACGCGAACTGCAGCAGACCAACGACCAGCTCGAGCAGAAGGCACAACAGCTCGCCGAACGCAACGTCGAGGTCGAGCGCAAGAACCAGGAAATCGAGCAGGCCCGCCGCGCGCTCGAGGAAAAGGCAACCGAGCTCGCGCTGACCTCGAAGTACAAGTCCGAATTCCTGGCCAATATGAGCCACGAGCTGCGCACGCCGCTGAACTCGATCCTGATCCTCGGACAGCAGCTCACCGACAATCCGGACGGCAACCTCACGGGCAAGCAGGTCGAATTCGCCCGTACCATCCACGGCGCCGGCACCGACCTCCTGAACCTCATCAGCGACATTCTCGATCTCTCCAAGATCGAATCCGGCACGGTGACGGTTGACGCCGAGGAAATCCTCACCGCCAACCTGCTCGAGACGGTCGGACGGCCGTTCCGGCATGAGGCGGAGAACCGCAACCTGTCGTTCAAGATCGACGTCGATCCGAACCTCGCGCGCAGCATCGTCACCGACTCCAAGCGCCTGCAGCAGGTCCTGAAGAACCTGCTCTCCAACGCGTTCAAGTTCACCGGCGAAGGCGAAGTGCGGCTGCAGGTTGCCGGCGCGCTCGGCGGCTGGAGCACGGATCATCCGGTCCTGAATTCCGCCCCGGCCGTGATCGCCTTCGAGGTCTCCGATACCGGCATCGGCATTCCGCTGGAGAAGCAGAAGCTGATCTTCGAGGCATTCCAGCAGGCGGACGCCGGCACCAGCCGCAAATACGGCGGCACCGGCCTTGGCCTCGCCATCAGCCGCGAGCTCGCGAGCCTGCTCGGCGGCGAGATTCACCTGCGCAGCGCGCCCGGCAAGGGCTCGACCTTCACGCTGTATCTGCCGCTGAAATACTCCGGCCCGACCCTGGCGCCGCGCGCCGCGCCAGGGTCGCAGCACAACCAGCCGCCGGCACTCCAGCCGACCGCGCCGGAGCAGCAGCGCGTCATCGAGCAGCTTCCCGACGACCGCCTCAATCTCGAGCCTGGCGACAGCATCCTGCTCATCGTCGAGGACGATCCGCATTATGCCCGCATCCTGGTCGACCTCGCGCGCGACAAGGGCTTCAAGGTCCTGGTCGCCGCACGCGGCGCGGAGGCGCTCGAGCTTGCCAAGCAGTATCAGCCGCGCGCCGTTTCGCTCGACGTGTTCCTGCCCGACATGCTCGGCTGGACGGTGCTGAGCCAGCTCAAGCACAACCCGCTGACGCGCCACATCCCCGTGCAGATCATCACGCTCGACGAGGACCGCCAGCATGCGCTGGCCCGCGGCGCCTTCTCCTTCGTCAACAAGCCGACGACGACAGAGGGGGTCGCCGCGGCACTGACGCAGATCAAGGAATATGCGCAACCGCGGCGCAAGCGGCTGCTGATCGTCGAGGACAACGAAGCCGAGCAGCTGTCGATCCGCGAGCTGCTGCATCACGACGATATCGAGATCGTGACCACCGGCACCGGCGCCGGCGCGCTGTCGACGCTGCGCGAGGCGCCCTGCGATTGCGTGGTACTCGACCTACGCCTGCCCGACATGAGTGGCTTCGAAGTGCTCGAACAGATCCGGCGCGACGATACGCTGTCAAATGTTCCCGTGGTGGTGTTCACCGGCCGCGAGCTCTCTGCGGAAGAGGATGCGGAGCTCCACACCATGGCGCGCAGCATCGTGGTCAAGGGCGTGGAATCGCCCGAACGCCTGCTCGACGAAACCGCGCTGTTCCTGCACCGCGTGATCACGGAACTGCCGATCGAGAAGCAGCGCATGCTGGAGAAGCTGAACAGTTCCGACGAGGATTTGATCGGCAAGACCGCGTTGCTCGTCGACGACGATGCCCGCAACATCTTCGCGCTGTCGAGCGTGCTGGAACGGCGCGGCATGAAGGTGCTGACGGCGACAACCGGCCGCGAGGCGGTGACGCTGGTCGAATCCAACCCGGAAATCGCCATCGTGCTGATGGACATCATGATGCCGCAGATGGATGGCTATCAGACCATCGGCGTGATCCGGGAGAACCCGGCCTTCCTGCGCCTGCCGATCATCGCACTGACGGCGAAGGCAATGAAGGGCGACCGAGAGAAATGCCTGGAGGCAGGCGCGTCCGACTATCTCGCAAAGCCCGTCAACACCGATCAATTGCTGCTTGCGATCCGCATGTGGCTGCACCGCTGA
- a CDS encoding DUF4142 domain-containing protein — protein sequence MQILVAIVLASISTAALADSTGEQMRGDRAPDATDVISGLYAFSRFQQGLLESTDLKGNAEVKNLAAFRAEESAKRDKALKEIQLAIGTEPRVSKIASASISLAKPDDTDGPAYVRSFYATQIPEYESTITLLERYLRTPDNPALATFAREHLPVLRAQLKDAERTMADK from the coding sequence ATGCAGATATTGGTCGCGATCGTCCTGGCCTCCATCAGCACCGCAGCTCTTGCCGACAGCACGGGCGAGCAGATGCGCGGCGACCGTGCGCCTGACGCGACGGATGTGATCAGCGGCCTCTACGCCTTCAGCCGCTTCCAGCAGGGCCTGCTGGAGAGCACCGATTTGAAAGGCAATGCAGAGGTCAAGAACCTCGCCGCGTTTCGTGCCGAAGAGTCGGCCAAGCGCGACAAGGCGCTGAAGGAGATTCAGCTTGCCATCGGCACCGAGCCGCGCGTGAGCAAGATAGCGTCGGCGAGCATCAGCCTCGCCAAACCCGATGATACGGACGGGCCGGCCTATGTCAGAAGTTTCTATGCAACCCAGATTCCCGAATACGAATCCACGATCACCCTGCTTGAGCGCTATCTGAGGACGCCTGACAATCCGGCGCTAGCCACTTTCGCGCGCGAGCACCTGCCGGTGCTGCGCGCGCAGTTGAAGGACGCCGAGCGCACCATGGCCGACAAGTAG
- a CDS encoding DUF3147 family protein yields the protein MSEYVLRFIAGGVIVSAFAILGDMLRPKSFGGLLGAAPSVALATLGIAVVHHGPQYAAAESWTMIYGAVALACYSIAVCHLLVRFRFSALPATIIASVVWLAVAFALLAGFGGAV from the coding sequence ATGAGTGAGTACGTCCTCCGTTTCATCGCCGGCGGCGTGATCGTGTCCGCCTTCGCGATCCTCGGCGACATGTTGCGGCCCAAGAGTTTCGGTGGCCTCCTCGGTGCCGCGCCATCGGTAGCCCTGGCGACGCTGGGGATCGCTGTCGTCCACCACGGGCCGCAATATGCGGCAGCGGAAAGCTGGACCATGATCTATGGTGCGGTGGCCCTCGCCTGCTACAGCATCGCCGTGTGCCATCTCCTGGTGAGATTTCGATTCTCGGCGCTACCTGCCACCATCATCGCTTCCGTCGTATGGCTTGCGGTTGCCTTTGCCTTGCTCGCGGGTTTCGGAGGCGCCGTGTGA